A single Symbiobacterium thermophilum IAM 14863 DNA region contains:
- the yaaA gene encoding S4 domain-containing protein YaaA yields MAEEIVTIHTEYITLDAFLKWTGVADTGGQAKALIAAGLVHVNGEPELRRGRKLRAGDRVRLEGGGQWLIRREGE; encoded by the coding sequence ATTGTCACGATCCACACGGAGTACATCACGCTGGATGCGTTTCTGAAGTGGACGGGCGTGGCCGACACCGGCGGCCAGGCAAAGGCGCTTATTGCCGCCGGCCTGGTTCACGTCAACGGCGAGCCCGAACTGCGGCGCGGCCGCAAGCTGCGCGCGGGCGACCGGGTGCGGCTGGAAGGCGGCGGGCAGTGGCTGATCCGCCGCGAGGGGGAATAA
- the recF gene encoding DNA replication/repair protein RecF (All proteins in this family for which functions are known are DNA-binding proteins that assist the filamentation of RecA onto DNA for the initiation of recombination or recombinational repair.): protein MYLSTLQLGAFRNYDSLTIHFSPGLNVLYGDNAQGKTNLLEAIHFLATGRSHRTSRDPDMVQEGREELLARAAVVRRTGTIELELRCGLQTRKQLKINGIAERKIARLVGSLAVVLFSPDDLQLLKGPPSGRRRFLDLELSQISQTYLHHLMAYNRLVAQRNTLLKQPVIDEGLMAVYDEQLVETGAQLVVRRAEAVRRLSPIASRYHRMLAEDREDLELAYQSQGVGDDGAADLETVRRRLERELARLRSEERRRQVTLVGPHRDDVGFWVAGRDARLYASQGQQRTAVLALKLAELEFMSEEIGEPPLLLLDDVASELDPHRRHYLLSAVREGVQSFITCTDLEDLMVREWPADHRLFRVRAGTVVLDDRGLS, encoded by the coding sequence GTGTACCTGTCCACGCTGCAGCTGGGCGCTTTCCGCAACTATGACTCGCTCACCATCCACTTCTCCCCCGGGCTCAACGTCCTGTACGGCGACAACGCACAGGGGAAGACCAACCTGCTGGAGGCGATTCACTTCCTGGCCACCGGCCGGAGCCACCGGACCTCCCGCGACCCGGACATGGTACAGGAGGGCCGGGAAGAGCTCCTGGCGCGTGCCGCGGTCGTGCGCAGGACCGGCACCATCGAGTTGGAACTGCGCTGCGGCCTGCAGACGCGCAAACAGTTGAAGATCAACGGCATCGCGGAGCGAAAGATCGCCCGGCTGGTGGGGAGCCTGGCGGTCGTGCTGTTCTCGCCCGACGACCTGCAACTGCTCAAGGGTCCTCCCTCCGGCCGTCGCCGCTTCCTGGATCTGGAACTCTCCCAGATCTCCCAGACCTATCTCCACCACCTCATGGCCTACAACCGGCTGGTGGCGCAGCGCAACACCTTGTTGAAGCAGCCCGTCATAGACGAGGGGCTGATGGCGGTCTACGACGAGCAGCTGGTGGAGACCGGTGCGCAGCTGGTGGTGCGGCGGGCGGAGGCGGTTCGCCGGCTCTCGCCCATCGCTTCACGGTACCACCGCATGCTGGCCGAGGACCGGGAGGACCTGGAACTGGCCTACCAGAGCCAGGGCGTCGGCGACGACGGCGCGGCCGACCTGGAGACGGTCCGCCGGCGGCTGGAGCGGGAGCTCGCGCGGCTGCGCTCCGAGGAACGGCGGCGGCAGGTGACGCTGGTGGGTCCCCACCGGGACGACGTTGGATTCTGGGTGGCGGGCCGCGACGCGCGCCTGTACGCCTCGCAGGGGCAGCAGCGCACGGCCGTCCTGGCCCTGAAGCTGGCGGAGCTGGAGTTCATGTCCGAGGAAATCGGCGAGCCGCCCCTTCTCCTTCTCGATGACGTGGCTTCCGAGCTCGACCCCCATCGCCGCCATTACCTGCTGTCGGCGGTGAGGGAAGGGGTGCAGAGTTTCATCACCTGTACGGACCTGGAAGACCTGATGGTGCGGGAGTGGCCCGCGGATCACCGGCTGTTCCGAGTGCGCGCGGGAACCGTAGTCCTCGACGACAGGGGGTTGAGCTGA
- the remB gene encoding extracellular matrix regulator RemB, translating to MYLHVGADVVVALRQVIAIVNLRTVRKGGPTQELLDKLRRENRLIQVEGGEARSLVLTDAGGILSPISATTLKRRSESAVLLG from the coding sequence ATGTACCTCCACGTGGGCGCTGACGTGGTGGTCGCACTGCGGCAGGTCATCGCCATTGTGAACCTCCGTACCGTCCGGAAGGGCGGCCCGACGCAGGAGCTCCTGGACAAACTGAGACGCGAGAACCGGTTGATCCAGGTGGAGGGCGGCGAGGCCCGGAGCCTGGTGCTCACCGACGCCGGCGGGATCCTCTCGCCCATCTCCGCCACTACGCTGAAGCGGCGGAGCGAGTCCGCCGTGCTCCTCGGCTAG
- the gyrB gene encoding DNA topoisomerase (ATP-hydrolyzing) subunit B, whose product MNTHGTEQYTGEQIQVLEGLEAVRRRPGMYIGGTSQRGLHHLIWEIIDNAVDERLAGFCDKIVVTLHSDGSVSVSDNGRGIPVDIHPKTGISTVETVYTMLHAGGKFGGGAYKVSGGLHGVGAAVVNALSRKLYIQVKQNGGVYEVEFANGGKTLYPLRRVGDTKEHGTYVRFWPDPEIFESVEFDSEAIVTRLRDTAFLNQGLFIQFIDEKAGAEYRFKYNEGLQTFVQYLNRSREPLHAKPIYVFKATDTQEMELAIQYTDAYSENILSFANNIRTVEGGTHETGLKTALTRVINSYARKYKLLKDNEDNLSGEDIREGMTAILSVKLQEPQFEGQTKTKLGSSEMETFVAAAVSEGLSDFLEENPAIAKRIVEKALSAARAREAARKARELVRRKSALEITALPGKLTDCTSRDPSESELFLVEGDSAGGSAKMGRDRRIQAVLPLRGKILNVEKARLDKILSNEEIRTLITAVGAGIGDDFDISKCRYHKVIIMTDADVDGSHIRTLLLTFFFRFMRPLIEAGYLYIASPPLYMIRKGKQVYYAYSEQEKDQVIARIGGVTDKPQRYKGLGEMNPEQLWETTMDPSKRILYKVTMEDAAEATALFETLMGEKVEPRREFIQRNAHLVQNLDTIG is encoded by the coding sequence ATGAACACCCACGGGACGGAGCAGTACACCGGGGAGCAGATTCAGGTGCTGGAAGGGCTCGAGGCGGTCCGCCGCCGTCCGGGGATGTATATCGGCGGCACCTCGCAGCGCGGGCTCCACCACCTGATCTGGGAGATCATCGACAACGCGGTCGATGAGCGGCTGGCGGGGTTCTGCGACAAGATCGTGGTAACGCTGCACAGCGATGGCTCGGTGTCCGTTTCGGACAACGGCCGCGGCATCCCCGTGGACATACATCCCAAGACGGGCATCTCCACCGTTGAGACGGTCTACACGATGCTGCACGCCGGCGGCAAGTTCGGCGGCGGCGCCTATAAGGTGTCCGGCGGCCTGCACGGCGTGGGTGCGGCCGTGGTCAACGCCCTTTCCCGGAAGCTTTACATCCAGGTGAAGCAGAACGGCGGCGTGTACGAGGTGGAGTTCGCCAACGGCGGCAAGACGCTCTACCCGCTGCGCCGCGTGGGCGACACCAAGGAACACGGCACCTATGTGCGCTTCTGGCCCGATCCGGAGATCTTCGAGTCGGTGGAGTTCGATTCCGAGGCGATTGTGACGCGCCTCAGGGACACTGCCTTCCTCAACCAGGGGCTCTTCATCCAGTTCATCGACGAGAAGGCCGGCGCGGAGTACCGGTTCAAGTACAACGAGGGGCTCCAGACCTTCGTCCAGTACCTCAACCGGTCCCGCGAGCCGCTGCACGCCAAGCCCATCTACGTCTTCAAGGCCACCGACACCCAGGAGATGGAGCTGGCGATCCAGTACACCGATGCCTACAGCGAAAACATCCTGAGCTTTGCCAACAACATCCGCACCGTGGAGGGCGGCACGCACGAGACGGGCCTGAAGACGGCCCTCACGCGCGTCATCAACAGCTACGCCCGCAAGTACAAGCTCCTGAAGGACAACGAGGACAACCTCTCGGGCGAGGACATCCGCGAGGGCATGACCGCCATCCTCTCGGTGAAGCTGCAGGAGCCCCAGTTCGAGGGTCAGACCAAGACCAAGCTGGGCTCCTCCGAGATGGAGACCTTCGTCGCCGCGGCCGTGAGCGAGGGGCTCTCCGATTTCCTGGAGGAGAACCCCGCCATCGCGAAGCGCATCGTGGAAAAGGCGCTCAGCGCCGCCCGGGCCCGGGAGGCGGCCCGCAAGGCCCGAGAGCTGGTCCGTCGCAAGAGCGCGCTGGAGATCACGGCGCTGCCGGGCAAGCTCACCGACTGCACCTCCCGGGATCCCAGCGAATCCGAGCTCTTCCTGGTAGAGGGCGACTCGGCCGGCGGTTCGGCCAAGATGGGCCGCGACCGGCGCATCCAGGCGGTCCTGCCCCTCAGGGGCAAGATCCTCAACGTGGAAAAGGCCCGGCTGGACAAGATCCTCTCCAACGAGGAAATCCGCACGCTGATCACCGCGGTGGGCGCGGGGATCGGCGACGACTTCGACATCTCCAAATGCCGTTACCACAAAGTGATCATCATGACCGACGCCGACGTGGACGGCAGCCACATCCGCACCCTGCTCCTCACGTTTTTCTTCCGCTTCATGCGGCCGCTGATCGAGGCCGGCTATCTCTACATCGCCAGCCCGCCGCTGTACATGATCCGGAAGGGCAAGCAGGTGTACTACGCCTACTCCGAGCAGGAGAAGGACCAGGTGATCGCGCGCATCGGCGGCGTCACGGACAAGCCGCAGCGGTACAAGGGCCTCGGCGAGATGAACCCGGAGCAGCTGTGGGAGACCACGATGGATCCCTCGAAGCGGATCCTCTACAAGGTGACCATGGAGGACGCCGCCGAGGCGACCGCCCTGTTCGAAACCCTGATGGGAGAGAAGGTTGAGCCCCGCCGTGAGTTCATCCAGCGGAACGCCCACCTCGTCCAGAACCTCGACACCATCGGATAG
- the gyrA gene encoding DNA gyrase subunit A has protein sequence MAGDFAQRILTKEIKHEMETSYLTYSMSVIVGRALPDVRDGLKPVQRRILYAMYESGNTADKPFRKSAKTVGDVLSKYHPHGDAAVYDTMVRMAQDFVLRYPLVEGQGNFGSIDGDPPAAMRYTEARLSRLAHEMLADIEKNTVDFEDNYDNSEKEPTVLPSRFPNLLVNGSTGIAVGMATNIPPHNLGEVIDGIIRLIDQPDISIEELNRIIKGPDFPTGALILGHEGIRRAYQTGKGSITLRARTQIETLQNGRNRIVVTELPYGVNKAKLIERIAELHRDRKIDGITDLRDESDRSGLRIAIELRRDANPHVILNQLFKYTALQQNFGIIMLALVENRPRLLNLKQMLHYYLQHQLEVIVRRTQFDLQKALDRAHILEGLLKALDIIDEVINTIRSSPTTDEARSRLMSNFGFTEVQAQHILDMQLRRLTALEREKLQEEYDELQDRIAYYRAVLASEKMQYDIIKQELGEIKKKYGDPRRTRITPDDGDIDIEDLIADEDVVVTISHSGYIKRVPLSTYRQQRRGGRGVQGAGTKEEDFIEHIFTTTTHHDMMFFTDQGRVYRIRCHEIPEASRQARGTAIVNLIPLLPGEKVNTVIPVKEGDQEEGYIFFATRSGWVKKTAVTEFQNVRSTGIIAIKLEEGDTLVGARLTRGNDEIILVSSAGYALRFHEDDVRPMGRDTRGVKGITLGPDEYVVGMDGVVPGADLLVVSETGVGKRTPLTEYPTYKRGARGVITIQLLPERHGRLVGVKAVTEGNDLMLVSEQGVLIRIPVEEVRRSGRNTQGVQLMNLDANDRVSAVAQVVTRDEE, from the coding sequence GTGGCCGGAGACTTCGCACAGCGGATTCTGACCAAAGAGATCAAGCACGAGATGGAGACGTCGTACCTCACGTACTCCATGTCGGTGATCGTCGGCCGGGCCCTGCCTGACGTCCGGGACGGGCTGAAGCCGGTACAGCGCCGCATCCTCTACGCCATGTACGAGAGCGGCAACACCGCGGACAAGCCGTTCCGCAAGTCGGCCAAGACCGTCGGCGACGTGCTCAGCAAGTACCACCCCCACGGCGACGCGGCGGTGTACGACACGATGGTGCGGATGGCGCAGGACTTCGTGCTGCGCTACCCGCTGGTCGAGGGCCAGGGCAACTTCGGCTCCATCGACGGCGACCCGCCCGCGGCCATGCGCTACACCGAGGCGCGCCTCTCCCGGCTCGCCCACGAGATGCTGGCCGATATTGAGAAGAACACCGTCGACTTCGAGGACAACTACGACAACAGCGAGAAGGAGCCGACGGTGCTGCCGTCGCGCTTCCCGAACCTCCTGGTCAACGGCTCCACCGGCATCGCGGTGGGCATGGCCACCAACATCCCGCCTCACAACCTGGGCGAGGTCATCGACGGCATCATCCGGCTGATCGACCAGCCCGACATCAGCATCGAGGAACTCAACCGCATCATCAAGGGGCCGGACTTCCCCACCGGCGCCCTGATCCTGGGCCACGAGGGCATCCGCCGGGCGTACCAGACCGGCAAGGGCTCCATCACCCTGCGGGCCCGCACGCAGATCGAGACGCTGCAGAACGGGCGGAACCGCATCGTCGTGACGGAACTGCCTTACGGCGTCAACAAGGCCAAGCTGATCGAGCGCATCGCCGAACTGCACCGCGACCGGAAGATCGACGGTATCACCGACCTCCGGGACGAGTCGGACCGCAGCGGCCTGCGCATCGCGATCGAGCTCCGGCGGGATGCCAACCCGCACGTGATCCTGAACCAGCTGTTCAAGTACACCGCGCTGCAGCAGAACTTCGGCATCATCATGCTGGCACTGGTGGAGAACCGGCCGCGCCTCCTGAACCTGAAGCAGATGCTGCACTACTACCTGCAGCATCAGCTCGAGGTGATCGTCCGGCGCACCCAGTTCGACCTCCAGAAGGCGCTGGACCGGGCCCACATCCTGGAAGGGCTTCTGAAGGCGCTGGACATCATCGACGAGGTCATCAACACGATCCGCTCCTCGCCCACGACCGACGAGGCGCGCAGCCGGCTCATGAGCAACTTCGGCTTCACCGAGGTGCAGGCGCAGCACATCCTCGACATGCAGCTGCGCCGCCTGACCGCCCTGGAGCGGGAGAAGCTGCAGGAGGAGTACGACGAGCTGCAGGATCGCATTGCCTACTACCGGGCGGTGCTGGCCTCGGAGAAGATGCAGTACGACATCATCAAGCAGGAGCTCGGCGAGATCAAGAAGAAGTACGGGGACCCCCGGCGCACCCGCATCACCCCAGACGACGGCGACATCGACATCGAGGATCTCATCGCCGACGAGGACGTGGTGGTGACCATCTCCCACAGCGGCTACATCAAGCGGGTGCCGCTCAGCACCTACCGGCAGCAGCGCCGGGGCGGCCGCGGCGTGCAAGGCGCGGGCACCAAGGAAGAGGACTTCATCGAGCACATCTTCACCACCACGACGCACCACGACATGATGTTCTTCACCGACCAGGGCCGCGTCTACCGCATCCGGTGCCACGAAATCCCCGAGGCCTCGCGCCAGGCCCGCGGCACGGCCATCGTCAACCTGATCCCCCTCCTGCCCGGCGAGAAGGTCAACACCGTCATCCCCGTCAAGGAGGGCGACCAGGAGGAAGGGTACATCTTCTTCGCCACCCGCAGCGGCTGGGTGAAGAAGACCGCGGTCACCGAGTTCCAGAACGTGCGCTCCACCGGCATTATCGCCATCAAGCTGGAGGAGGGCGACACGCTGGTCGGGGCCCGGCTCACCCGGGGCAATGACGAGATCATCCTGGTCTCCAGCGCCGGTTACGCCCTGCGCTTCCACGAGGACGACGTGCGCCCGATGGGTCGCGACACCCGCGGCGTCAAGGGCATCACCCTCGGCCCCGATGAGTACGTGGTGGGCATGGACGGCGTGGTGCCCGGGGCCGATCTGCTGGTCGTCAGCGAGACCGGCGTCGGCAAGCGCACGCCGCTGACCGAGTACCCGACCTACAAGCGCGGCGCCAGGGGCGTCATCACCATCCAGCTGCTGCCGGAGCGGCACGGCCGGCTGGTGGGCGTCAAGGCGGTGACCGAGGGGAACGACCTGATGCTGGTGTCCGAACAGGGCGTGCTGATCCGCATCCCTGTCGAGGAGGTGCGCCGCAGCGGCCGCAACACCCAGGGCGTGCAGCTCATGAACCTGGACGCCAACGACCGGGTGTCGGCCGTCGCCCAGGTGGTCACCCGCGACGAGGAGTAG
- a CDS encoding pyridoxal-phosphate-dependent aminotransferase family protein, with translation MMRMEKSLLMIPGPTPIPPQVAAAMTQPMLNHRGEAFSALFAEVSTKLQKVFRTAQPVYIFPGAGSGGWEAALVNTLNPGDAVLSVSIGDFGERWHKVAVQLGFAVERLRFEPGRAADPERIAERLAEDRERRIKAVLIQHNETSTGVTNDVRAIARAVREHGALLMVDSVSGLGALPLEMDEWGLDVVLTGAQKALMCPPGLSIIAFSERARAAAEKSAMPKFYWDLKAAHSSLQKWQTPYTPAISLLHALKAALELLETETLEGSWARHRLMGEMCRAGVKAMGLRLLAVDERTASNSVTAVVAPVDPKRLRKVAREQFGVELAGGQGDLADQIFRIGHLGYVVPGDVLQALAATEMALAQLGVDVQIGRAVAAAQEVWMNHVRG, from the coding sequence ATGATGCGGATGGAGAAGTCCCTGCTCATGATTCCGGGGCCCACGCCCATCCCGCCGCAGGTGGCGGCGGCCATGACCCAGCCCATGCTGAACCACCGGGGCGAGGCCTTCAGCGCCCTCTTTGCGGAGGTATCGACGAAGCTGCAGAAGGTCTTCCGCACGGCGCAGCCGGTCTACATCTTCCCCGGCGCGGGCTCGGGGGGCTGGGAGGCGGCCCTCGTCAACACCCTGAACCCCGGCGATGCGGTGCTCAGCGTCTCGATCGGCGACTTCGGCGAGCGCTGGCACAAAGTGGCCGTGCAGCTGGGCTTTGCGGTGGAGCGTCTGCGGTTCGAGCCGGGCCGGGCCGCGGACCCGGAGCGCATCGCCGAGCGGCTGGCGGAGGACCGGGAGAGGCGCATCAAGGCGGTCCTCATCCAGCACAACGAGACCTCCACGGGCGTGACCAACGACGTCCGGGCCATCGCCCGGGCCGTGAGGGAGCACGGAGCGCTGCTCATGGTCGACTCCGTCTCCGGCCTGGGCGCCCTGCCGCTGGAGATGGACGAGTGGGGGTTGGACGTGGTGCTCACCGGCGCGCAGAAGGCGCTCATGTGCCCGCCGGGCCTCTCCATCATCGCCTTCTCCGAACGGGCCCGGGCCGCGGCCGAGAAGAGCGCCATGCCCAAGTTCTACTGGGACCTGAAGGCGGCGCACAGCAGCCTGCAGAAGTGGCAGACGCCCTACACGCCGGCAATCTCGCTGCTCCACGCCCTGAAGGCGGCGCTGGAGCTCCTGGAGACAGAGACCCTGGAGGGCTCCTGGGCGCGCCACAGGCTCATGGGCGAGATGTGCCGGGCCGGCGTAAAGGCAATGGGGCTGCGCCTGCTGGCCGTGGACGAGCGCACGGCGTCCAACTCGGTCACCGCCGTGGTCGCCCCGGTGGACCCCAAGCGGTTGCGCAAGGTCGCCCGGGAGCAGTTCGGCGTAGAGCTGGCGGGCGGACAGGGGGACCTGGCGGACCAGATCTTCCGCATCGGCCACCTGGGCTACGTGGTGCCCGGCGACGTGCTGCAGGCCCTGGCGGCCACCGAGATGGCGCTGGCGCAGCTGGGCGTGGACGTGCAGATCGGCCGGGCGGTGGCGGCGGCGCAGGAGGTCTGGATGAACCATGTGCGGGGATGA
- the serA gene encoding phosphoglycerate dehydrogenase yields the protein MKILVTEAISETGISLLRDEHEVDVRKVTSEELLEIIPEYDALITRSETKVTAEVLARGTRLKVVGRAGVGVDNIDVAAATERGVVVVNVPGANTYSTAEHAFGLLIAVARNIPQAHHALAREGRWDRMSFVGTELHGKTLGIIGLGRIGSEVAVRARAFGMRVLAYDPYVPHSRAEHLGVTLVPSLRGLLPEVDFLTIHAAKTPESARLIGAAELALMKPTARIVNCARGGMVDEEALYRALKEGRLAGAALDVFAAEPCTDSPLFGLPNVVVTPHLSASTAEAQDANGRYIAQYVLRALRGELVPEAVNLPQIPRDGVQVVTDHLPLAETLGSFLAQAFPGHADRITVAYSGELAKHPTALLTNTVLKGYLATQLGEHVNYINAPALARRRGIAVNESKSLTHAPLGENGTLSPASSLITVRSEGPQGAHEVTGMLRRDGGMRFVAVDGLHIDMAPSRHMLVSQHRDQPGMVGRFGMALAARDINIAGLHLGRHQPRGMALMLLQIDEPAPPDLVAELREAMAVDTVQAVTLPLGRQP from the coding sequence ATGAAGATCCTGGTGACGGAAGCGATATCGGAGACGGGCATCAGCCTCCTGAGGGATGAACACGAGGTTGATGTCCGGAAGGTGACCTCGGAGGAGCTGCTCGAGATCATCCCCGAGTACGACGCCCTCATCACCCGCTCGGAGACGAAGGTCACCGCGGAGGTGCTGGCCCGGGGCACGCGGCTGAAGGTCGTCGGCCGGGCCGGCGTGGGCGTGGACAACATCGACGTCGCCGCGGCCACCGAGAGGGGCGTCGTGGTGGTCAACGTTCCCGGTGCCAACACCTACTCCACCGCCGAGCACGCCTTCGGCCTCCTCATCGCCGTGGCCCGCAACATCCCCCAGGCTCACCACGCCCTGGCCCGCGAGGGCCGCTGGGACCGGATGAGCTTCGTGGGCACCGAACTCCACGGCAAGACGCTGGGCATCATTGGCCTGGGGCGCATCGGCTCCGAGGTGGCCGTGCGGGCGCGGGCCTTCGGCATGCGGGTGCTGGCCTACGACCCCTACGTGCCCCACAGCCGGGCCGAGCACCTGGGGGTCACCCTGGTTCCAAGCCTCAGGGGACTCCTGCCGGAAGTCGATTTCCTGACGATCCATGCGGCCAAGACCCCGGAGTCGGCCCGGCTCATCGGGGCCGCGGAGCTGGCGCTCATGAAGCCCACCGCACGCATCGTCAACTGCGCCCGCGGCGGCATGGTGGACGAGGAGGCGCTGTACCGTGCGCTGAAGGAGGGCCGCCTGGCCGGCGCCGCGCTGGACGTCTTCGCCGCGGAGCCGTGTACCGACAGCCCGCTCTTCGGCCTGCCCAACGTCGTGGTCACGCCCCACCTGTCCGCCTCCACGGCCGAGGCGCAGGACGCCAACGGCCGGTACATCGCCCAGTACGTGCTCCGGGCCCTCAGGGGCGAGCTGGTCCCCGAGGCGGTCAACCTGCCCCAGATCCCGCGGGACGGCGTCCAGGTCGTCACCGACCACCTGCCGCTGGCCGAAACGCTGGGCTCCTTCCTGGCCCAGGCCTTCCCGGGGCACGCCGACCGCATCACCGTCGCCTACAGCGGCGAGCTGGCCAAGCACCCGACCGCCCTGCTCACCAACACGGTGCTGAAGGGCTACCTGGCGACCCAGCTGGGTGAGCACGTAAATTACATCAACGCGCCCGCCCTGGCCCGCCGGCGGGGGATTGCGGTCAACGAGTCCAAGTCGCTGACCCACGCGCCGCTGGGCGAAAACGGCACGCTGTCGCCCGCGTCCAGCCTGATCACGGTCCGGTCCGAGGGGCCGCAGGGCGCTCATGAGGTGACCGGCATGCTCCGCCGGGACGGCGGGATGCGCTTCGTCGCCGTGGACGGGCTGCACATCGACATGGCCCCTTCCCGCCACATGCTGGTCAGCCAGCACCGGGACCAGCCCGGCATGGTCGGCCGCTTCGGCATGGCCCTGGCGGCCCGGGACATCAACATCGCGGGGCTGCACCTGGGGCGGCACCAGCCCCGGGGCATGGCCCTGATGCTGCTGCAGATCGACGAGCCCGCGCCGCCCGATCTGGTGGCGGAACTGCGGGAGGCGATGGCGGTGGACACCGTCCAGGCGGTGACCCTGCCGCTGGGGAGGCAGCCGTGA
- the serS gene encoding serine--tRNA ligase translates to MLDLRFVRTNPDVVRQALINKGVSVDLDRILALDVERRQILAEVEQLKARRNQVSKQVGILKQQGQDVSAIIAEMGAIGDRIKELDDRERQVSDELQDLLYQLPNLPAPDVPVGPDETGNVEVKRWGEPRQFAFPVKPHWDLGVAMDGLDFERAAKVTGSRFSFIKGGLARLHRALVSFFIDYLTERGYREVLPPVIINTASYYGSGQFPKFKEDVFSLAGTDYHLASTAEVPLVNMHRDEILDEAVLPLRYVGYSGCFRSEAGAAGRDTRGLIRQHYFEKVEMVQFTRPEESEQALMEIVANAEGMLEQLNLPYRRMLMCTGDMGFGQYKKYDIEVWMPSYERYVEISSCSNMSDFQARRANIRYRPAGGKPEFVHTLNGSGLAVGRTLAAVMENYQNEDGSITVPEVLRPYTRCERIER, encoded by the coding sequence ATGTTGGATTTGAGGTTCGTTCGCACCAATCCCGACGTCGTTCGTCAGGCGCTGATCAACAAGGGTGTTTCCGTCGACCTGGACCGCATCCTGGCCCTGGACGTGGAGAGGCGGCAGATTCTGGCCGAGGTCGAGCAGTTGAAAGCGCGCCGCAACCAAGTGTCCAAGCAGGTGGGCATCCTGAAGCAGCAGGGGCAGGACGTCAGCGCGATCATCGCGGAGATGGGCGCCATCGGCGACCGCATCAAGGAGCTGGATGACCGGGAGCGGCAGGTGTCCGATGAGCTGCAGGACCTGCTTTACCAGCTGCCCAACCTCCCCGCGCCCGACGTGCCGGTCGGCCCGGACGAAACCGGCAACGTCGAGGTGAAGCGGTGGGGCGAGCCCCGCCAGTTCGCCTTCCCGGTGAAGCCTCACTGGGACCTGGGGGTGGCCATGGACGGCCTGGACTTCGAGCGGGCCGCCAAGGTCACCGGCAGCCGTTTCTCGTTCATCAAGGGCGGGCTGGCCCGGCTGCACCGCGCCCTGGTCAGCTTCTTCATCGACTACCTCACCGAGCGGGGCTACCGCGAGGTGCTGCCGCCCGTGATCATCAACACCGCCAGCTACTACGGCAGCGGCCAGTTCCCGAAGTTCAAGGAGGACGTCTTCAGCCTGGCCGGGACCGACTACCACCTTGCCTCCACCGCCGAAGTGCCGCTGGTCAACATGCACCGGGACGAGATCCTGGACGAGGCCGTTCTGCCCCTGAGGTACGTGGGCTACAGCGGGTGTTTCCGCAGTGAGGCCGGCGCGGCCGGCCGCGACACCCGCGGCCTCATCCGGCAGCACTACTTCGAGAAGGTCGAGATGGTGCAGTTCACCCGGCCCGAGGAGAGCGAACAGGCCCTCATGGAGATCGTGGCCAACGCCGAGGGCATGCTGGAGCAACTCAACCTGCCGTACCGGCGCATGCTCATGTGCACGGGCGACATGGGCTTCGGGCAGTACAAGAAGTACGACATCGAGGTGTGGATGCCCAGCTACGAGCGGTACGTGGAGATCTCGTCCTGCTCCAACATGAGCGACTTCCAGGCCCGCCGCGCGAACATCCGCTACCGTCCTGCCGGAGGCAAGCCGGAGTTCGTGCACACGCTGAACGGCTCGGGCCTGGCCGTGGGCCGCACGCTCGCCGCGGTGATGGAGAACTACCAGAACGAGGACGGTTCCATCACGGTGCCGGAGGTGCTGCGGCCGTACACCCGGTGTGAGCGCATCGAACGATAA
- the tadA gene encoding tRNA adenosine(34) deaminase TadA, with translation MTDEAFMRAALAEAEKAARLGEVPIGAVIVRDSEILVRTHNLRETTHDATAHAEVLAIREAGRLLGGWRLTGCTLYVTIEPCPMCAGALLQSRIDRVVFGARDPKAWADRSILEFLQNPGLNHRVEVRDGVLAEACSEVIRQFFRERRRVLQ, from the coding sequence ATGACCGACGAGGCCTTCATGCGCGCGGCCCTGGCCGAGGCCGAAAAGGCGGCCCGTCTCGGCGAGGTGCCCATCGGCGCCGTGATCGTGCGCGACAGCGAGATCCTGGTCCGCACCCACAACCTGCGGGAGACCACCCACGACGCCACGGCTCACGCTGAGGTGCTGGCCATTCGCGAGGCGGGTCGCCTCCTGGGCGGATGGCGGCTGACGGGCTGCACGCTGTACGTGACCATTGAGCCGTGCCCCATGTGCGCCGGCGCGCTCCTGCAGAGCCGCATCGACCGGGTGGTGTTCGGCGCGCGGGACCCGAAAGCGTGGGCGGACCGCTCGATCCTGGAGTTCCTTCAGAATCCCGGACTGAACCACCGGGTCGAGGTGCGCGACGGGGTGCTGGCCGAGGCGTGCAGCGAGGTGATCCGGCAGTTTTTCCGCGAGCGGCGGCGCGTCCTGCAGTAG